A genomic stretch from Bacillus sp. N1-1 includes:
- a CDS encoding DUF294 nucleotidyltransferase-like domain-containing protein, translated as MQDFYDVLKKKEPFHSLSDEEIEKLMASAKFSTYQKGEFLYHEDEDANTLYLLVTGIAKNIVHKANGQQATMRFYYPGDLVGLMIMLTDESMTFSVQANEDCQVIQIKKEVMLKIMTENPAFSHNVLDTIGERMRSLYDEIKQERDRESDGENIALYRTRVSAIMDSKVTIPPTYTVLETADLFRTKNYDGVIVSEDRESVLGTVTPLEIINALTMGQYQDPIHKWMYQKPNLVEEDAFSYEALAYLKFHKVSLLPVVKRDRIVGMVSAKSFLGIQESAYLDLSYRLSRAKELDEIMNLSPPIHEEFRAFIQELLDANTLGYEICEMMSNYNDEMHRRIILLAEKEMIREGYGRAPVNYCFIVMGSEGRKEQAFSTDQDNGLIIDDFEHLEHKTEIETFFKVFAEKINAMLTTCGLPECDGGIMAKNEKWRRSLSNWQTEVNRWITETDAEEIRNFTIFMDFRPVYGDFDLARALRSRITERIRKAHTLQMLLMKDTIRFRVPLNPLGKLQLRGKEKTLDLKKAAIMQIVNGIRIFAMKYGVEEVNTIKRLHELKKKEIFHHRDVINIETSLHYLYTFRVRQNLYQLEKGSEISNLVRPIEWEKEERRKMREALLVAKRMQQVSELSFRRNRSI; from the coding sequence ATGCAAGATTTCTATGATGTACTTAAGAAAAAAGAACCTTTCCATTCGCTGAGCGATGAAGAGATTGAGAAATTAATGGCATCTGCCAAGTTCTCTACTTATCAGAAAGGTGAATTTTTATATCACGAAGATGAAGATGCAAATACCCTTTATCTCCTTGTTACTGGCATTGCAAAAAACATCGTTCATAAAGCAAATGGCCAGCAGGCTACGATGCGATTTTACTACCCGGGCGACCTGGTAGGATTAATGATTATGTTAACGGATGAGTCGATGACATTTTCAGTTCAGGCAAATGAAGATTGTCAGGTCATTCAAATCAAAAAAGAAGTAATGTTAAAGATTATGACGGAAAATCCTGCTTTTTCGCATAATGTTCTTGATACAATTGGGGAACGGATGCGTAGTCTCTATGATGAAATTAAGCAGGAGCGAGATCGCGAATCAGATGGAGAAAACATCGCTCTTTATCGAACGAGAGTAAGTGCCATTATGGATTCCAAGGTAACAATTCCTCCTACTTATACGGTACTGGAAACAGCGGATCTGTTTCGAACGAAAAATTATGATGGTGTAATCGTTAGTGAAGATCGTGAGAGTGTATTAGGAACGGTTACTCCTCTTGAAATCATTAATGCCCTTACGATGGGACAATACCAGGATCCGATTCATAAATGGATGTATCAGAAACCCAATCTCGTGGAGGAAGATGCGTTCAGTTACGAAGCGCTTGCTTATTTGAAATTTCATAAAGTGTCACTGTTACCCGTAGTAAAGCGAGATCGCATAGTAGGAATGGTTTCTGCGAAATCTTTTCTCGGCATTCAAGAATCTGCTTATCTTGATTTATCTTATCGCTTATCAAGAGCAAAAGAACTTGATGAAATAATGAATCTCTCTCCTCCTATTCATGAAGAGTTTCGTGCCTTTATTCAGGAATTACTTGATGCCAATACATTAGGGTATGAAATATGTGAAATGATGTCCAATTATAATGATGAAATGCACCGTCGCATTATTTTACTGGCTGAAAAGGAAATGATAAGAGAAGGATACGGAAGAGCACCTGTGAACTACTGTTTTATTGTGATGGGAAGTGAAGGAAGAAAAGAACAGGCTTTCAGCACAGATCAGGATAATGGTCTAATTATCGATGATTTTGAACACCTTGAACACAAAACAGAAATTGAAACGTTTTTTAAAGTGTTTGCAGAGAAAATCAATGCGATGCTTACAACATGCGGTTTGCCAGAATGTGATGGCGGAATTATGGCCAAAAATGAGAAGTGGAGACGGTCTCTCTCAAATTGGCAAACAGAAGTGAATCGGTGGATTACGGAAACGGACGCTGAAGAAATTCGTAACTTTACGATCTTTATGGATTTTCGCCCTGTGTATGGCGACTTTGATTTGGCGCGAGCGCTCAGAAGTCGTATAACAGAACGAATCCGAAAAGCACATACGCTACAAATGCTGTTAATGAAAGATACAATTAGATTTCGCGTTCCACTTAACCCTCTTGGGAAACTACAGCTTCGCGGAAAAGAAAAAACGCTTGATTTAAAAAAGGCTGCCATTATGCAAATCGTGAATGGAATTCGGATTTTTGCAATGAAATATGGCGTTGAAGAAGTGAATACAATTAAACGTCTACACGAGTTAAAGAAAAAAGAAATTTTTCATCATCGTGACGTGATTAATATTGAAACCTCTCTTCATTATTTGTATACCTTTCGAGTAAGACAGAACCTTTATCAATTGGAAAAAGGGTCGGAAATTTCCAATCTAGTTAGGCCAATTGAGTGGGAGAAAGAAGAAAGAAGGAAAATGAGGGAAGCGTTACTTGTTGCGAAGAGAATGCAACAGGTAAGTGAATTAAGCTTCCGAAGGAATCGGAGTATTTAA
- a CDS encoding ribonuclease H-like domain-containing protein, giving the protein MSLKAKLNRMKKHMNLSEADEVEAKVEQPTVDVPHLQKWKELHAHPYFLDGDYALVRKKQYPTSYQHGRYVFQELENVVERWNNHHRAHPLSSKHLTPSDLLFFDTETTGLGGGVGNTIFLLGYSQYTENGISINQYFLPGPGAEVPMYKAFLDDVNELKNLVTYNGKAFDWPQVKTRHTLIREQVPKLPQFGHFDLLHGARRFWKNEMESVRLANVEEQQLGFERKEDIPGYLAPMLYFEFVKDPDPELIEGVLKHNEEDILSLITLYIRMSHLLLDVEGKSLSAEEQYQSARWWEAVGEEDHAAVLYAKTIGRYEKEAKKALARIYKKQDQIHKSINIWLSLSQNTNDEDCDIELAKYYEHKVKDYEKALYYALSAYQKWKEKKRILKDKEENERLMYMKRIERLEQKEAR; this is encoded by the coding sequence ATGTCACTGAAGGCTAAATTAAATCGAATGAAAAAGCATATGAACCTGAGTGAAGCGGATGAAGTTGAAGCGAAAGTCGAGCAGCCCACCGTTGACGTGCCTCACCTTCAAAAATGGAAAGAGCTTCATGCGCATCCCTATTTTCTTGACGGAGACTATGCACTTGTAAGAAAAAAGCAATATCCGACTAGCTATCAGCATGGTCGTTATGTGTTTCAAGAGCTTGAAAATGTAGTGGAACGCTGGAATAACCACCATCGTGCTCATCCGCTTTCGTCTAAGCATCTTACCCCTTCTGATTTGCTGTTTTTTGATACAGAAACAACAGGTCTTGGTGGTGGAGTTGGCAATACTATCTTTTTACTCGGATATAGCCAGTATACAGAAAATGGAATATCTATTAATCAGTACTTTTTGCCTGGACCAGGTGCGGAGGTGCCTATGTACAAGGCTTTTCTCGACGATGTGAACGAACTGAAGAACCTTGTGACGTACAATGGCAAAGCTTTTGATTGGCCGCAGGTGAAAACACGTCATACGTTAATACGCGAGCAAGTACCGAAGTTACCTCAATTTGGCCACTTTGATCTTTTGCATGGAGCAAGACGTTTTTGGAAAAATGAAATGGAATCTGTTAGACTCGCCAATGTAGAAGAACAGCAGTTAGGTTTTGAACGTAAGGAAGACATTCCAGGCTATTTAGCCCCTATGCTCTATTTTGAATTTGTGAAAGACCCTGATCCAGAGCTCATTGAAGGTGTGTTAAAGCACAACGAAGAAGATATTTTATCGTTAATTACGCTTTATATTCGTATGTCTCATCTTCTGCTCGACGTGGAAGGGAAGTCGTTAAGCGCTGAAGAGCAGTATCAATCTGCTCGTTGGTGGGAAGCTGTAGGAGAGGAAGATCACGCTGCGGTACTTTATGCAAAAACAATTGGACGTTATGAGAAAGAAGCGAAAAAAGCGCTTGCTCGAATTTACAAAAAACAAGATCAGATTCATAAATCTATCAATATCTGGCTTTCTTTATCGCAGAATACGAATGATGAAGACTGTGACATTGAACTCGCCAAATATTATGAGCATAAAGTGAAAGACTATGAAAAAGCGCTATATTATGCTTTATCCGCGTATCAAAAGTGGAAAGAGAAGAAACGTATTTTAAAAGATAAAGAAGAGAATGAGCGGTTGATGTATATGAAGAGAATTGAACGGCTTGAGCAAAAGGAAGCGCGTTAA
- a CDS encoding DEAD/DEAH box helicase: protein MERKKKLPQLLEMFQQEEKYRSNIVTWKTIEPKEAKTMPFPRGLQPELQKALEERGVQQLYTHQATAYDEASKGNSFVAVTPTASGKTLCYNLPVLDTILKDPSSRALYLFPTKALAQDQKSEINELIDEMEVDLKGYTYDGDTSPTIRQIVRKAGHIVMTNPDMLHSAILPHHTKWVSLFENLKVIVIDELHTYRGVFGSHVANVIRRLKRICQFYGSNPIFICTSATIANPKELAEELTGEQITLINNNGAPTGRKHFVLYNPPVVNQALNIRRSATLEARNLAVELLKNNIQTIVFARSRVRVEILLTYLQQLEQRDLGPRSIMGYRGGYLPKQRREIERGLRNGDIKGVVSTNALELGVDIGQLQACVLTGYPGTIASTWQQAGRAGRRQDESVVFVVASSSPLDQYMITHPDYFFERNPEEARVNPNNLIILVDHVKCAAYELPFQQGDTFGGENIEDVLEFLTDEQLLHHRANRWFWMNDAFPAHNVSLRSASQENVVIIDQTTASNVKVIGEMDRFSAMTLLHEEAIYLHQGVQYQVELLDYDEKKAWVREVDVDYYTDANLAVQLKVLEEDKHDPLPHTTATYGEVMVNAMATIFKKIKFETHENIGSGPIHLPEEELHTNACWFDFPESFVQTMGENRLEEGLLGLGNVLRNVAPLFVMCDVSDLHVTPQIKAVHSNKPTVFFYDRYPGGIGLSERVYKELGFILKEAESIVVNCECESGCPSCVGVSGETGENSKKTAIYLLEYLRGEHSHVTEG, encoded by the coding sequence ATGGAAAGAAAAAAGAAACTGCCCCAGCTTCTGGAGATGTTTCAGCAGGAGGAAAAGTATCGGTCTAATATCGTAACATGGAAAACGATTGAACCGAAGGAAGCGAAAACAATGCCTTTTCCACGAGGGCTTCAGCCAGAGCTTCAGAAAGCCCTTGAAGAAAGAGGTGTGCAACAATTATACACCCATCAAGCAACAGCATATGATGAGGCTTCAAAAGGAAACAGCTTCGTAGCTGTTACACCGACCGCTTCAGGAAAAACCTTGTGCTATAATTTGCCTGTTTTAGATACGATATTGAAAGATCCTTCTAGTCGGGCTCTTTATTTGTTCCCAACAAAAGCCCTTGCGCAGGATCAAAAGAGTGAGATCAATGAATTAATTGATGAGATGGAAGTTGATTTAAAAGGGTACACGTACGATGGAGATACGTCTCCAACGATTAGACAAATCGTTCGTAAAGCAGGGCATATCGTTATGACAAATCCAGACATGCTGCACTCTGCTATTCTTCCTCACCATACAAAGTGGGTTTCACTATTTGAAAATCTTAAAGTGATTGTGATTGATGAGCTCCATACGTATCGCGGTGTATTTGGAAGCCATGTGGCTAACGTGATTAGAAGATTGAAGCGTATTTGTCAATTTTATGGAAGTAACCCTATTTTTATTTGTACATCAGCAACGATTGCGAATCCGAAAGAGCTTGCCGAAGAGTTAACCGGAGAACAAATTACATTAATTAATAACAATGGCGCGCCTACCGGCCGGAAACACTTTGTTCTTTATAATCCTCCCGTTGTCAATCAGGCGCTTAATATCAGGCGTTCCGCAACGCTTGAAGCAAGAAATTTAGCTGTAGAGCTTTTGAAAAATAACATTCAAACAATCGTTTTTGCACGGAGTCGTGTGCGAGTTGAAATCCTTCTCACCTACTTGCAACAGTTGGAACAGCGAGATTTAGGGCCACGCTCCATCATGGGTTATCGAGGAGGGTATCTGCCTAAACAAAGAAGAGAAATTGAACGAGGCCTCCGAAACGGAGATATTAAAGGTGTCGTTAGTACGAATGCTCTCGAGCTCGGTGTTGATATCGGTCAACTTCAGGCGTGTGTTTTAACAGGATATCCAGGCACCATTGCAAGCACCTGGCAGCAAGCCGGTCGTGCAGGGCGTCGCCAGGATGAATCTGTCGTGTTTGTTGTTGCAAGCTCAAGTCCGCTTGATCAATATATGATCACTCATCCTGATTACTTTTTTGAACGGAACCCGGAAGAAGCTCGAGTAAACCCTAATAATCTAATTATTCTTGTTGATCACGTAAAATGTGCTGCATATGAGCTTCCTTTTCAGCAAGGAGATACGTTTGGTGGAGAAAACATTGAAGATGTGCTGGAGTTTTTAACGGATGAACAGCTCCTACATCATCGGGCAAATCGGTGGTTCTGGATGAATGATGCTTTCCCAGCTCACAACGTAAGCCTTCGCTCTGCGTCGCAAGAAAATGTAGTAATTATTGATCAAACGACAGCTTCGAATGTAAAAGTGATTGGAGAAATGGATCGGTTTAGTGCCATGACACTTCTGCATGAGGAAGCGATTTATCTTCATCAGGGTGTGCAATATCAAGTGGAACTGCTCGACTATGATGAAAAAAAGGCGTGGGTCCGAGAAGTGGATGTCGATTACTATACAGATGCTAATCTTGCCGTGCAGCTGAAGGTTTTGGAAGAAGACAAGCATGACCCACTGCCGCATACGACAGCCACTTATGGAGAAGTGATGGTCAACGCAATGGCAACGATATTTAAGAAAATCAAATTTGAGACGCATGAAAATATCGGATCTGGTCCGATTCATCTTCCTGAAGAAGAGCTTCATACGAATGCATGCTGGTTTGATTTCCCGGAAAGCTTTGTCCAAACAATGGGAGAAAATCGGTTGGAGGAGGGATTACTCGGACTTGGTAATGTCCTTCGAAACGTTGCTCCTCTCTTCGTCATGTGCGATGTGTCTGACCTGCATGTTACACCTCAAATTAAAGCTGTGCATTCAAACAAGCCGACCGTATTCTTCTATGATCGTTATCCAGGAGGAATAGGATTATCCGAAAGAGTATACAAAGAACTAGGCTTTATTTTAAAGGAAGCGGAATCGATTGTCGTGAATTGCGAATGTGAAAGCGGCTGCCCATCCTGTGTTGGAGTATCAGGTGAAACGGGAGAAAATAGCAAGAAAACGGCTATCTATTTACTTGAATACTTAAGAGGTGAACATTCTCATGTCACTGAAGGCTAA
- a CDS encoding nucleotidyltransferase domain-containing protein, which yields MSTITTTLKELEEKNKITILFACEAGSRAFGYENENSDRDIRFIYTHDLAWYLTVFPKTDVLEVNSGKVELHGWDIKKTLYLIGKSNPSIMEWFISPTIYKEAEEVKMLRELSTDCILVKPLLFHYIKMGRTNLKAQEGRSDQKGMLYALKSILFGRWILENESIPRLTLPQLLQVSSVHDHIKMQGKTLFRRETLSEPEHLIGNLEEELNQLEKKARLIKERRVMDQNRIDCVFRSIVRR from the coding sequence ATGAGCACGATCACAACAACGCTTAAGGAGTTAGAAGAAAAGAATAAAATCACGATTTTATTTGCATGTGAAGCGGGGAGTCGCGCTTTCGGTTATGAGAATGAGAACAGTGATCGTGATATACGGTTTATCTACACGCACGATCTAGCCTGGTATTTAACGGTGTTTCCTAAGACTGATGTTTTAGAAGTGAACAGTGGAAAGGTTGAACTCCATGGATGGGATATAAAAAAGACGCTTTATTTAATAGGTAAATCGAATCCTTCCATTATGGAGTGGTTCATTTCACCGACTATTTATAAGGAAGCAGAAGAAGTGAAAATGCTTAGGGAATTAAGCACGGATTGTATTTTAGTAAAACCATTATTGTTTCATTATATAAAGATGGGAAGAACAAATTTAAAAGCACAGGAAGGACGTTCCGATCAAAAAGGGATGCTGTATGCTTTAAAATCGATTCTTTTCGGAAGGTGGATTTTGGAGAATGAAAGCATTCCCCGGTTAACTCTCCCTCAACTTCTCCAAGTTTCATCGGTTCATGATCATATAAAAATGCAGGGAAAGACGTTATTCAGAAGAGAAACGCTTAGTGAGCCAGAACACTTAATAGGTAATCTTGAAGAAGAGTTAAATCAATTAGAGAAAAAAGCTCGGCTCATAAAAGAAAGGCGTGTGATGGATCAAAATAGAATTGATTGCGTATTTCGATCGATCGTTAGAAGGTAA
- a CDS encoding thioredoxin domain-containing protein, translating to MKNNDQPYENMLIHEKSPYLLQHAHNPVDWYPWGDEAFEKAKRENKPVLVSIGYSTCHWCHVMERESFEDEETAKLLNDRFVAIKVDREERPDIDSIYMKVCQGLTGQGGWPLNVFVTPDQKPFYAGTYFPKESRYNLPGFKDAIMQLYQQYKENPERITGIGDKITASLQERMNTEGGELTEEPLHKAFEQMQNSFDTIFGGFGQSPKFPSPHMLMYLLRYYRQYNQDLALTMVTRTLDAMANGGIYDHVGFGFARYAVDQEWLVPHFEKMLYDNAMLALTYTEAFQVTGNEHYKRVACEILEYVQRDMTGNDGGFYSAEDADSEGEEGKFYVWTAKEVHTILGEELGSLYTEVYDITARGNFEGKNIPNLIKTDLSKIAKSFNLTEEAVQTQLETARKKLYAERKKRVHPYKDDKILTSWNMLMIAAFAKAGGVFQDAGYTELAEKSYRFIEENMVIDGRLMARYRDGEVKFKAYHDDYAYGLWALNELYETTYNSQYLVKAKKLSDDMHELFWDESSGGFYLYGHDADPLIARPKDVHDGALPSGNSVAVLQLLRLSKLTGEMKYDEWANRMFTAFSGDVSSYSSGHAYFLMCKLYARSSSKEVVIVGSNRDQHKKRLEQFLRQNFLPELTVISVEDPTELTEAAPFAANFEKTNETTIYICENFSCSLPERDVDKVMKELQK from the coding sequence TTGAAAAATAACGATCAGCCGTACGAAAATATGTTAATTCATGAAAAATCGCCCTATTTACTTCAGCACGCTCACAATCCAGTTGACTGGTATCCATGGGGTGATGAAGCGTTTGAGAAAGCGAAACGCGAGAACAAGCCTGTGCTTGTTTCAATTGGATATTCGACTTGTCATTGGTGTCATGTGATGGAAAGAGAGAGCTTTGAGGATGAGGAAACGGCAAAGCTTCTAAACGATCGCTTTGTAGCGATTAAGGTCGATCGAGAAGAGCGACCGGATATTGATTCCATTTACATGAAAGTTTGTCAGGGATTAACCGGTCAGGGCGGGTGGCCGCTGAATGTTTTTGTTACGCCTGATCAAAAACCATTTTATGCGGGAACTTATTTTCCGAAAGAAAGCCGATACAATCTACCCGGATTTAAAGATGCGATCATGCAGCTTTATCAGCAATACAAGGAAAATCCTGAGAGAATTACAGGAATTGGAGATAAGATAACCGCGTCATTGCAAGAACGAATGAATACGGAAGGTGGGGAATTAACAGAGGAGCCGCTTCATAAAGCGTTTGAACAGATGCAAAATTCCTTTGATACGATATTTGGTGGTTTCGGTCAGTCCCCGAAATTCCCTTCTCCTCATATGCTGATGTATTTGCTACGGTATTATCGTCAATATAATCAAGATCTCGCTTTAACGATGGTTACTAGAACGCTTGATGCTATGGCGAACGGCGGCATTTATGATCACGTAGGGTTTGGTTTTGCGAGGTACGCAGTCGATCAGGAATGGCTTGTGCCCCATTTCGAAAAAATGCTGTATGATAACGCCATGCTTGCGCTTACCTATACCGAAGCATTTCAAGTCACTGGGAACGAACACTACAAACGAGTTGCTTGTGAGATACTCGAATACGTACAACGTGACATGACAGGTAATGATGGAGGCTTTTATTCTGCTGAAGATGCTGATTCTGAAGGTGAAGAAGGCAAGTTTTATGTGTGGACAGCAAAAGAAGTTCACACAATCTTAGGTGAAGAACTTGGCTCTCTGTACACTGAGGTGTATGACATCACGGCAAGAGGAAATTTCGAAGGGAAAAACATTCCTAACTTAATCAAAACGGATCTTTCAAAGATTGCTAAATCATTCAACCTGACAGAAGAAGCCGTTCAAACTCAACTGGAAACAGCTAGAAAGAAACTTTATGCCGAGCGAAAAAAACGCGTTCATCCGTATAAAGATGACAAAATTCTGACGAGCTGGAACATGTTGATGATTGCGGCTTTTGCGAAAGCAGGAGGGGTGTTTCAAGACGCTGGATACACAGAACTAGCTGAAAAGTCGTATCGATTTATAGAAGAAAACATGGTCATTGACGGTCGATTAATGGCTCGTTATCGAGATGGAGAAGTGAAATTCAAAGCGTATCATGACGATTATGCGTATGGACTCTGGGCGTTAAATGAATTGTATGAAACAACGTATAACTCACAATATCTTGTTAAAGCGAAAAAGCTCTCTGATGATATGCACGAATTGTTTTGGGATGAGAGTTCTGGAGGCTTCTATTTGTATGGCCATGATGCCGATCCATTGATTGCCAGACCGAAGGATGTTCACGATGGTGCCCTACCATCTGGAAATAGCGTTGCTGTTCTTCAGTTGCTTCGTTTATCAAAATTAACTGGAGAAATGAAATATGATGAGTGGGCTAATCGGATGTTTACCGCTTTTTCAGGTGATGTCTCATCCTATTCAAGTGGTCATGCTTATTTCTTAATGTGTAAGCTGTACGCACGATCTTCTTCTAAAGAAGTGGTCATTGTTGGTTCAAATCGTGATCAGCATAAGAAGAGATTGGAACAGTTTCTCCGGCAGAACTTTTTACCTGAACTAACGGTCATTAGCGTAGAAGATCCGACGGAACTAACGGAAGCAGCTCCATTCGCTGCTAACTTCGAGAAGACAAACGAAACGACCATTTATATTTGTGAGAATTTCAGCTGTTCACTTCCTGAGAGGGACGTGGATAAAGTCATGAAAGAACTGCAAAAATAA
- a CDS encoding DUF6241 domain-containing protein has translation MPSTKTLVISISSMVVLILGLTYWFISDLDWSLKEKAEEAEAISEETGSSVDPERYVDNGEESITSDGIPSENKFQDYIHGMTHQKVVAEDKWGIYQISEERIDNMLEVLDKVKGTPEEYKYQDFYTEALTEWDKGNFNNAVDVHNYIWNLNGGTIGKAERLMTTEEEQAYIEKTYDER, from the coding sequence ATGCCTTCAACAAAAACGTTAGTCATTTCAATTTCTTCAATGGTGGTCCTTATACTTGGACTAACTTACTGGTTTATTTCAGATTTAGATTGGAGTTTAAAAGAAAAAGCGGAGGAAGCCGAGGCCATAAGTGAAGAAACTGGGTCATCTGTTGATCCGGAGCGCTACGTGGATAATGGAGAAGAATCCATTACATCAGATGGAATACCAAGTGAAAATAAATTTCAGGACTATATCCATGGGATGACGCATCAAAAAGTCGTTGCAGAAGATAAGTGGGGAATCTATCAAATTTCAGAAGAGCGGATTGATAATATGCTCGAGGTGCTAGATAAAGTAAAAGGAACGCCAGAAGAGTATAAGTACCAGGATTTTTATACGGAAGCTTTAACAGAATGGGATAAAGGAAACTTTAATAATGCAGTTGATGTCCATAACTACATTTGGAATTTAAATGGAGGAACGATTGGAAAGGCAGAAAGATTAATGACAACAGAAGAGGAACAAGCCTATATTGAGAAAACATATGATGAGCGGTGA